Proteins from a single region of Apium graveolens cultivar Ventura chromosome 7, ASM990537v1, whole genome shotgun sequence:
- the LOC141674221 gene encoding uncharacterized protein LOC141674221: MTSDCSWMNRRFDASKNITEEYKIGVDGFIKFAIANTDDSKGRIRCPCNECGNFYIKNPDDMILHLYRHGIMPAYTIWYFHEKSARSRVDIGTSSMNVDNTHDDFYDAREMLGDFAEANDNFENMHEEPNATTKTFYKMLDSATEPLYPNCTSFTTLSFVSKLLNFKHRHGCSNKGFDELLELIGSVLPEDHKLPMRYYDVKKLVSGLSMGYKKIDACVNDCMLFYKENSEKTYCDICDEGRYKAQKDSMKKLIPKKILRYFPLTLRLQRLFMSEKTAKCMTWHHDRAVVEGLASDGFDPFQDAHARDYTVWPVIIVVYNLPPSMCIKAPYMFMPLLIPRPNDPTKDFHVYLRPLIDELKLLWCTGVETYDRVSRSNFIMKVALMWIINDFPALAHYFLEEDDPLRRSTKFGRCERHSVTTQHSGSRAKILCEQIQFPLPGKTTRQKSRDYGVTHNWTHYSAFFELPYYETLSLRHNIDVMHTEKNVFDNIFYIMLGDKKKNQRQLKRKK, translated from the exons ATGACGTCGGATTGTAGTTGGATGAATCGTCGATTTGATGCAAGTAAAAATATAACGGAAGAGTACAAAATTGGTGTTGATGGTTTCATTAAATTTGCCATTGCAAATACGGATGATTCAAAGGGGAGAATAAGATGTCCATGCAACGAATGTggaaatttttatataaaaaatccCGATGATATGATATTACATTTATATCGACATGGCATCATGCCCGCATATACAATATGGTATTTTCATGAGAAGAGTGCTAGATCAAGGGTTGACATTGGGACGAGTTCCATGAATGTTGATAATACGCATGATGATTTTTATGATGCACGTGAAATGCTTGGAGATTTTGCCGAGGCAAATGATAATTTTGAGAATATGCATGAAGAACCGAATGCAACAACAAAAACTTTTTACAAGATGCTTGACAGTGCTACTGAACCTCTTTATCCAAATTGTACAAGTTTCACAACATTATCATTTGTGAGTAAGCTACTTAATTTCAAACATAGACATGGTTGTAGTAATAAGGGATTCGATGAGCTACTTGAACTTATTGGATCGGTGTTGCCTGAAGATCACAAGTTGCCCATGAGATACTATGATGTGAAGAAGTTAGTAAGTGGGTTGAGTATGGGATACAAAAAAATTGATGCTTGTGTAAATGATTGCATGTTATTTTACAAAGAAAATAGTGAGAAAACATATTGTGATATATGTGATGAAGGTCGATACAAGGCGCAGAAGGATTCTATGAAAAAGTTGATTCCGAAGAAGATTTTGAGATATTTCCCTCTTACATTGAGACTACAACGATTATTCATGTCCGAGAAGACTGCCAAATGTATGACATGGCATCATGATAGAGCTGTAGTTGAGG GCCTTGCTAGTGATGGATTTGATCCTTTTCAAGATGCACATGCAAGGGACTATACGGTGTGGCCTGTGATTATTGTTGTTTACAATCTTCCACCATCCATGTGTATAAAAGCTCCATACATGTTTATGCCTCTTCTCATTCCTAGGCCGAATGATCCGACAAAAGACTTTCATGTTTATCTTCGACCACTAATTGATGAATTGAAGTTGTTGTGGTGTACCGGGGTCGAAACATATGATAGGGTGTCACgttcaaatttcataatgaaagTAGCATTGATGTGGATAATTAATGACTTTCCAGCACTTG CTCATTATTTTTTGGAAGAAGATGATCCATTAAGAAGAAGCACAAAGTTTGGACGATGTGAGAGACATTCAGTCACAACTCAACATTCAGGATCAAGGGCAAAGATACTTTGTGAGCAAATACAGTTTCCTCTTCCGGGAAAAACTACTAGGCAAAAGTCGAGGGATTATGGCGTGACACATAATTGGACACACTATTCTGCATTTTTTGAGCTACCGTATTATGAGACACTGAGCCTTCGTCATAATATTGATGTCATGCATACTGAAAAAAATGTATTTGATAACATATTCTACATAATGCTTGGTGATAAGAAAAAAAACCAAAGACAACTCAAGCGCAAGAAATGA